One Prunus dulcis chromosome 8, ALMONDv2, whole genome shotgun sequence DNA window includes the following coding sequences:
- the LOC117636330 gene encoding disease resistance protein RPM1-like isoform X2: MAETAVNIVIDKLVLLLREEGNLLRGIHGDVTSIKDLLKSMKSFLKDADAKAERAYMGSGVKIWVKETVEMATHIEDAIDEYLHHVADRRNKRGFTGFIHKTSNFLGGLFARHDIASEIQLIKKRVLQIQQTKEAELVGIQTLRDKLIGWSIGGEVASRRSVSSLVGIGGLGKTTLASKVYDNPRFTEWFDWRAWITVSQSYKNEDILRNMIAEFHRVRKESVPEGIETMDLKLLIDTLREYLKEKRYAVVFDDVWSTNLWHCVKLALPDNNNGSRIIITTRKNEVAAACREAFSDQVYDLEPLSPDKVWELFCKKTFRVSGGYCPPELKKFATTIVSRCGGLPLAIVAISGLLQTKGGDVSQWRKLLDSLTSELESNPHLTNITKILSFSYYDLPYQLRPCFLYFGTYPENRTVRCSRLIRQWIAAGFIKEQRGKTLEEVAEEYLTELIQRSLVQVSLVDDFSGKLRECQVHDVMREAVILLKAKDISISEFLEEDSSFNENSRHLCVYSSAYNIFGSIESSHAHSLCFSNGIGEPQNPLTACSNLYKRFKLLRVLDFEDSLLDNLPEEVGYIYHLRYLSLRNTRVKILPKSMGKLVNLETLDLKHSLVHQIPLEINKLPKLRSLLAYTEEKNKEFSFTSRRAVVIQDGIESWGNLQKLYDVEASNSLVKEVGNSTQLRTLGIHKLTRKQGKDLCASIGKMPHLQSLEVKAINSDEIIDIQHMSNPPQRLQGFYLMGRLEKLPDWIAGLCLLTRLSLCWSGLAGDQDPLKVLQVLPNLMQLVIHEAFSCEELHFERGFLKLKDLRLRHLKGLKLMTIHNGALPLLETLEIGPSPQLQQVPSGIRHLENLKSLLLVDMPSHFMDGIHVQETEHRVGPKVFFIQSIIGTNTFRTVKVIDSAIFV, translated from the exons ATGGCAGAGACTGCAGTGAACATTGTCATTGACAAGTTGGTTCTACTATTAAGGGAAGAAGGGAATTTGTTGAGAGGCATCCATGGCGACGTTACAAGCATAAAAGATCTCCTAAAGAGCATGAAGTCTTTCCTAAAGGATGCAGATGCAAAAGCAGAAAGGGCATACATGGGCAGCGGTGTGAAAATTTGGGTGAAGGAAACAGTGGAGATGGCCACTCACATAGAAGATGCCATTGATGAATACCTACATCATGTAGCAGACCGTCGTAATAAACGTGGATTTACTGGTTTCATTCATAAAACCAGTAACTTTTTGGGAGGGCTATTTGCACGCCATGATATAGCCTCGGAGATTCAACTTATCAAAAAACGTGTCCTCCAAATCCAGCAAACAA AGGAAGCCGAACTCGTTGGTATTCAAACTTTGAGAGATAAACTGATAGGTTGGTCCATAGGAGGAGAGGTAGCATCTAGACGCTCAGTCAGTTCATTGGTTGGCATTGGAGGTCTCGGAAAGACCACTCTTGCAAGCAAAGTCTACGACAACCCAAGGTTCACGGAATGGTTTGATTGGCGCGCTTGGATCACAGTGTCACAATCATACAAGAACGAAGACATACTCAGAAACATGATTGCAGAATTCCACAGGGTGAGGAAGGAGTCTGTACCAGAGGGAATTGAAACAATggatttgaaattgttgattGACACCCTGCGAGAATATCTCAAGGAAAAGAGATACGCAGTTGTTTTTGATGATGTGTGGAGCACAAACTTGTGGCATTGTGTAAAGCTTGCATTACCCGATAACAACAATGGCAGTAGGATAATTATCACAACTCGCAAGAATGAGGTTGCTGCTGCTTGCAGAGAAGCTTTTTCTGATCAAGTGTACGACCTTGAACCATTGTCTCCAGACAAGGTGTGGGAACTCTTCTGCAAGAAGACATTCCGAGTTTCCGGGGGATATTGTCCGCCAGAGTTGAAGAAATTTGCTACTACAATAGTTAGCAGATGTGGAGGATTGCCTCTTGCAATTGTGGCTATAAGTGGACTTCTACAAACCAAAGGCGGGGATGTGTCTCAATGGAGAAAATTGCTTGATAGTCTTACCTCAGAGCTGGAGTCTAATCCTCATTTGacaaatattacaaaaattctttcttttagcTATTATGATTTACCATACCAACTCAGACCTTGCTTCTTATACTTTGGGACATATCCAGAAAATCGCACCGTCAGATGCTCTAGATTAATTCGGCAATGGATCGCTGCAGGGTTTATAAAGGAGCAGAGAGGGAAAACATTGGAAGAGGTTGCGGAAGAATACTTGACCGAGCTTATCCAAAGAAGCCTAGTTCAAGTGTCATTAGTTGATGATTTTAGTGGGAAACTCAGAGAATGTCAAGTCCATGATGTCATGCGGGAGGCCGTGATCCTTTTAAAGGCTAAAGATATAAGCATTTCTGAATTTTTGGAAGAAGATTCAAGTTTCAACGAAAATTCCAGGCACCTGTGTGTTTATAGCAGTGCATACAATATTTTTGGTAGCATCGAAAGCTCTCATGCCCATTCCTTGTGTTTTTCCAATGGCATAGGTGAGCCACAAAATCCTCTTACTGCTTGTAGCAACTTGTACAAAAGATTCAAGTTGTTGAGAGTACTGGATTTTGAAGATAGTCTACTTGACAATCTCCCTGAGGAAGTTGGATACATATACCACTTGAGGTATTTGAGCTTGAGGAATACAAGAGTGAAGATTCTTCCGAAATCCATGGGGAAGCTTGTGAACCTTGAGACTCTAGATTTGAAGCATTCCCTAGTGCATCAAATACCTCTTGAAATCAATAAGCTTCCTAAGCTTAGAAGTCTTTTAGCATACACTGAGGAAAAGAACAAAGAGTTCAGTTTCACTAGTCGACGAGCCGTGGTGATTCAGGATGGGATCGAGAGTTGGGGAAACCTGCAAAAGCTATATGATGTGGAGGCATCAAATAGCCTTGTTAAAGAAGTAGGGAATTCGACGCAGTTAAGAACGTTGGGAATTCATAAACTGACCAGAAAACAAGGGAAAGATCTATGCGCGTCCATTGGAAAGATGCCTCACTTGCAATCATTGGAAGTAAAAGCAATAAATAGTGATGAAATTATTGATATACAGCATATGTCCAATCCACCTCAACGTCTTCAAGGTTTCTATTTGATGGGGCGTCTAGAAAAGCTACCTGATTGGATTGCAGGACTTTGTCTTTTAACTCGATTAAGTTTATGTTGGTCGGGACTAGCAGGCGATCAGGATCCCTTAAAAGTCCTACAAGTTCTACCCAATTTAATGCAGCTTGTGATCCATGAGGCGTTTAGTTGTGAGGAGCTGCACTTTGAAAGAGGATTTCTGAAACTGAAGGACCTCAGGCTCAGACACTTGAAAGGCCTGAAGTTGATGACAATACACAATGGAGCATTGCCCCTTCTTGAAACTTTGGAAATTGGACCTAGTCCGCAACTGCAACAGGTGCCCTCTGGCATTCGCCACCTTGAAAATCTTAAATCTCTATTATTGGTTGATATGCCTTCTCATTTCATGGATGGGATTCATGTCCAAGAAACAGAGCATCGCGTAGGTCCCAAAGTATTTTTTATTCAGAGCATTATAGGTACTAATACATTCAGAACCGTCAAAGTAATAGATTCAGCGATTTTCGTGTAA
- the LOC117636330 gene encoding disease resistance protein RPM1-like isoform X1, with protein sequence MAETAVNIVIDKLVLLLREEGNLLRGIHGDVTSIKDLLKSMKSFLKDADAKAERAYMGSGVKIWVKETVEMATHIEDAIDEYLHHVADRRNKRGFTGFIHKTSNFLGGLFARHDIASEIQLIKKRVLQIQQTSKVYRFNSTEQISFSFSRRDDMLFDPRMASIYTEEAELVGIQTLRDKLIGWSIGGEVASRRSVSSLVGIGGLGKTTLASKVYDNPRFTEWFDWRAWITVSQSYKNEDILRNMIAEFHRVRKESVPEGIETMDLKLLIDTLREYLKEKRYAVVFDDVWSTNLWHCVKLALPDNNNGSRIIITTRKNEVAAACREAFSDQVYDLEPLSPDKVWELFCKKTFRVSGGYCPPELKKFATTIVSRCGGLPLAIVAISGLLQTKGGDVSQWRKLLDSLTSELESNPHLTNITKILSFSYYDLPYQLRPCFLYFGTYPENRTVRCSRLIRQWIAAGFIKEQRGKTLEEVAEEYLTELIQRSLVQVSLVDDFSGKLRECQVHDVMREAVILLKAKDISISEFLEEDSSFNENSRHLCVYSSAYNIFGSIESSHAHSLCFSNGIGEPQNPLTACSNLYKRFKLLRVLDFEDSLLDNLPEEVGYIYHLRYLSLRNTRVKILPKSMGKLVNLETLDLKHSLVHQIPLEINKLPKLRSLLAYTEEKNKEFSFTSRRAVVIQDGIESWGNLQKLYDVEASNSLVKEVGNSTQLRTLGIHKLTRKQGKDLCASIGKMPHLQSLEVKAINSDEIIDIQHMSNPPQRLQGFYLMGRLEKLPDWIAGLCLLTRLSLCWSGLAGDQDPLKVLQVLPNLMQLVIHEAFSCEELHFERGFLKLKDLRLRHLKGLKLMTIHNGALPLLETLEIGPSPQLQQVPSGIRHLENLKSLLLVDMPSHFMDGIHVQETEHRVGPKVFFIQSIIGTNTFRTVKVIDSAIFV encoded by the coding sequence ATGGCAGAGACTGCAGTGAACATTGTCATTGACAAGTTGGTTCTACTATTAAGGGAAGAAGGGAATTTGTTGAGAGGCATCCATGGCGACGTTACAAGCATAAAAGATCTCCTAAAGAGCATGAAGTCTTTCCTAAAGGATGCAGATGCAAAAGCAGAAAGGGCATACATGGGCAGCGGTGTGAAAATTTGGGTGAAGGAAACAGTGGAGATGGCCACTCACATAGAAGATGCCATTGATGAATACCTACATCATGTAGCAGACCGTCGTAATAAACGTGGATTTACTGGTTTCATTCATAAAACCAGTAACTTTTTGGGAGGGCTATTTGCACGCCATGATATAGCCTCGGAGATTCAACTTATCAAAAAACGTGTCCTCCAAATCCAGCAAACAAGTAAAGTATATCGCTTCAATTCAACAGAGCAAATTTCATTCAGCTTTTCAAGAAGAGATGATATGTTATTTGACCCGCGAATGGCTTCCATTTACACAGAGGAAGCCGAACTCGTTGGTATTCAAACTTTGAGAGATAAACTGATAGGTTGGTCCATAGGAGGAGAGGTAGCATCTAGACGCTCAGTCAGTTCATTGGTTGGCATTGGAGGTCTCGGAAAGACCACTCTTGCAAGCAAAGTCTACGACAACCCAAGGTTCACGGAATGGTTTGATTGGCGCGCTTGGATCACAGTGTCACAATCATACAAGAACGAAGACATACTCAGAAACATGATTGCAGAATTCCACAGGGTGAGGAAGGAGTCTGTACCAGAGGGAATTGAAACAATggatttgaaattgttgattGACACCCTGCGAGAATATCTCAAGGAAAAGAGATACGCAGTTGTTTTTGATGATGTGTGGAGCACAAACTTGTGGCATTGTGTAAAGCTTGCATTACCCGATAACAACAATGGCAGTAGGATAATTATCACAACTCGCAAGAATGAGGTTGCTGCTGCTTGCAGAGAAGCTTTTTCTGATCAAGTGTACGACCTTGAACCATTGTCTCCAGACAAGGTGTGGGAACTCTTCTGCAAGAAGACATTCCGAGTTTCCGGGGGATATTGTCCGCCAGAGTTGAAGAAATTTGCTACTACAATAGTTAGCAGATGTGGAGGATTGCCTCTTGCAATTGTGGCTATAAGTGGACTTCTACAAACCAAAGGCGGGGATGTGTCTCAATGGAGAAAATTGCTTGATAGTCTTACCTCAGAGCTGGAGTCTAATCCTCATTTGacaaatattacaaaaattctttcttttagcTATTATGATTTACCATACCAACTCAGACCTTGCTTCTTATACTTTGGGACATATCCAGAAAATCGCACCGTCAGATGCTCTAGATTAATTCGGCAATGGATCGCTGCAGGGTTTATAAAGGAGCAGAGAGGGAAAACATTGGAAGAGGTTGCGGAAGAATACTTGACCGAGCTTATCCAAAGAAGCCTAGTTCAAGTGTCATTAGTTGATGATTTTAGTGGGAAACTCAGAGAATGTCAAGTCCATGATGTCATGCGGGAGGCCGTGATCCTTTTAAAGGCTAAAGATATAAGCATTTCTGAATTTTTGGAAGAAGATTCAAGTTTCAACGAAAATTCCAGGCACCTGTGTGTTTATAGCAGTGCATACAATATTTTTGGTAGCATCGAAAGCTCTCATGCCCATTCCTTGTGTTTTTCCAATGGCATAGGTGAGCCACAAAATCCTCTTACTGCTTGTAGCAACTTGTACAAAAGATTCAAGTTGTTGAGAGTACTGGATTTTGAAGATAGTCTACTTGACAATCTCCCTGAGGAAGTTGGATACATATACCACTTGAGGTATTTGAGCTTGAGGAATACAAGAGTGAAGATTCTTCCGAAATCCATGGGGAAGCTTGTGAACCTTGAGACTCTAGATTTGAAGCATTCCCTAGTGCATCAAATACCTCTTGAAATCAATAAGCTTCCTAAGCTTAGAAGTCTTTTAGCATACACTGAGGAAAAGAACAAAGAGTTCAGTTTCACTAGTCGACGAGCCGTGGTGATTCAGGATGGGATCGAGAGTTGGGGAAACCTGCAAAAGCTATATGATGTGGAGGCATCAAATAGCCTTGTTAAAGAAGTAGGGAATTCGACGCAGTTAAGAACGTTGGGAATTCATAAACTGACCAGAAAACAAGGGAAAGATCTATGCGCGTCCATTGGAAAGATGCCTCACTTGCAATCATTGGAAGTAAAAGCAATAAATAGTGATGAAATTATTGATATACAGCATATGTCCAATCCACCTCAACGTCTTCAAGGTTTCTATTTGATGGGGCGTCTAGAAAAGCTACCTGATTGGATTGCAGGACTTTGTCTTTTAACTCGATTAAGTTTATGTTGGTCGGGACTAGCAGGCGATCAGGATCCCTTAAAAGTCCTACAAGTTCTACCCAATTTAATGCAGCTTGTGATCCATGAGGCGTTTAGTTGTGAGGAGCTGCACTTTGAAAGAGGATTTCTGAAACTGAAGGACCTCAGGCTCAGACACTTGAAAGGCCTGAAGTTGATGACAATACACAATGGAGCATTGCCCCTTCTTGAAACTTTGGAAATTGGACCTAGTCCGCAACTGCAACAGGTGCCCTCTGGCATTCGCCACCTTGAAAATCTTAAATCTCTATTATTGGTTGATATGCCTTCTCATTTCATGGATGGGATTCATGTCCAAGAAACAGAGCATCGCGTAGGTCCCAAAGTATTTTTTATTCAGAGCATTATAGGTACTAATACATTCAGAACCGTCAAAGTAATAGATTCAGCGATTTTCGTGTAA